The Pirellulales bacterium sequence GATTTTGACGGATTTGTAGCGGCCTTTGGTTTGGAGAACTTTCCCTACGATCAATCGCTGTCGAATGCGGTGCGCGTGAACCGTACGCCGCGTGTGTTTACGGCCAATGAAGCGCCGGCCTCGGTGACGATCTTTCTGCATCACGAGATGGCGCAGACACCGATTTTTCCCAGCCGGCTGTTTTTCTTTTGCGAACAGGCGGCCGCGTCGGGCGGGGCTACACCGCTGTGCCGGTCGGATATTCTGTGGCAACAGCTTGTCGAACGCTGCCCGCAGTTCGCGCAGGCTTGTGCGGAGCGGGGGCTGCGATATACGAACGTGATGCCGCCGGCCGCCGACGTGACGTCAGGCATGGGGCGCAGCTGGCAAAGCACGCTTCGGGCCGATAGCCGTGAACAAGCCGAGCAGCGTCTCAAAACCCTCGGTTACGAGTGGCAATGGCTGGACGATGGCTGTCTGCGGGCGACCACACCAAGACTGCCGGCCGTGCGTGATCTTGGCGCGGGACGGCGATCCTTCTTCAACCAACTGATTGCCGCTTATCACGGCTGGAAGGATACGCGCAACGATCCGGCGAAAGCGATCGTACACGGCGATGGTACGCCGCTGGACGCGCAAGCTGTTGCGACCGTGGCCGAATTAGCGGAAGGCCTGACGTTCGATATCCCCTGGCAGACCGGGGACGTGGCGCTGGTGGATAATTTCGTCACGATGCACGGCCGCCGACCGTTCAGCGGCATACGGCGCGTGCTGGCGTCGCTAACCTAGCGATCGGCCTTGGTGAGTTGCCAATTGGAGATGATGACGTCGGCTCCCGGCGTCAGCTTGCGGAGCTTGTCGGTAATGACCGGCCGTTCCGAGACCTTGGCGGTCTTCAATTTCTTGGCCAAAAGCCCCAGCTTCTTGCGACGATGACGGCGCCGCTTGATTTCCTTATGGCGTTCGCTGATTCCACCCACCTGTGAGGACTCCTAGCCGGGGACATTCTCGACCTTAGAACCGCTTCCCGCCGCGATGGCGAGAACCCCGTTTGTAGCCCGGCAGGCAGGTTGCGTCAATCGCCATTGGCCGGGGGGCGACCCCGTTCCGAGGGGCGCAACGGGCCAGCAATCCGCGGCGATCGGCTCGCCACGTACGATTTTCGAAGGCCGATTCCTGTTA is a genomic window containing:
- a CDS encoding TauD/TfdA family dioxygenase, whose translation is MIHETLSVSQVALPEQQMYDWQPFPLALECRTASATLPQVTAWLATQRDDLLAQAGICGAILFRGFPLATPVDFDGFVAAFGLENFPYDQSLSNAVRVNRTPRVFTANEAPASVTIFLHHEMAQTPIFPSRLFFFCEQAAASGGATPLCRSDILWQQLVERCPQFAQACAERGLRYTNVMPPAADVTSGMGRSWQSTLRADSREQAEQRLKTLGYEWQWLDDGCLRATTPRLPAVRDLGAGRRSFFNQLIAAYHGWKDTRNDPAKAIVHGDGTPLDAQAVATVAELAEGLTFDIPWQTGDVALVDNFVTMHGRRPFSGIRRVLASLT
- a CDS encoding DUF6800 family protein, whose product is MGGISERHKEIKRRRHRRKKLGLLAKKLKTAKVSERPVITDKLRKLTPGADVIISNWQLTKADR